GAGCAGCATGACACCGCCCGCCAGGATGTGCAGCCATCCGAGGATCCGCTCCGGCGCGAAGTACCGGTCCGCCACCAGGCCCAGGAAGAAGGGGGAGATGATCGCGGCCACCGGGTTTACCGTGTAAGGCCAGTGGGTAAGGTCTCCCATCCCGTGGGCGCTCATGTAGACGGCGATCGTCGTGAACCAGGCCCCCCAGATGAAGAACTGGAGGAACATCATGAAACTGAGAGATGGGAACATGAAATCCTGGTTCTATCTGTCAACCTGGGTGGCGCGGGCCGCCTGGTCGACCGGCCCAGCCTGATCCTGCCGCGGTACGGCCGCCAACTGGCAACGAGATTACCTGCCTACCTTGTAGCCGTAGCCGACGGCGATCCAGGCCTTGACCGGCCGTTGTTTCAAGGTGGCGGGATGATACCGGGAGGCGTAGATCTTCTCGAGCAGCAGCCGATCGATCTCCGGATACCCGGTCGATTCGATCATGGTGGCGTCGACGACTCGGCCCTGTTCATCGATCAGCAACTCGAACCGGACGATGCTGTCCTTTACGTGACGCAGTTTCCGGGGGATCTCCTTCCGGGATATGCTCATGTTGAGGCGCCGCGGAACCGGGCGTGTATCGTATCTCCAGGTGCCGTCGCCGCCATCGCCCAGGCCGTCCGAGCCGCCGGTCCCGCTTCCCCCCTCGACGCCGCCATCTACGCCCGAGCCTCCCATTCCGGCCTCGTCGCCCGGTTCGTCCTCGGTATCCATGGCGACGGCCACGGCCCGCTCCATCTCCTCCTGGGAGGCGATCTCGTGTTCCTCGGCGATCAGGCTGTCGTCGATGGGCTCCGGGATGCCTACGACCACGGGAACGGGTACGCCCTTGCTCATGATATCGTCGCCGAGATCCTCGGGCGGCTCAAGCCGGCCGGGACGGCCCCCGCCCCGCTCCGTCGTGATCAGCCTGGACGGATCGATAAGGTCGATCAAGTGGTCGGGATAGGGCATGATCTCGAGCTCGACCATGGGCTCGAAGTCGATCCGGCCGTACAGGTAGATCCCGCCGGCGGCGAAGAAATGCAGGAAGGCGGCGCACCAGATCCCGGCGACCAGAAATTGCCGCGAGAACCGTTTGAGCGGATGGGGGACCAGTTCATCGGCCTCGTACCGTTGGAGGAAACGTCCCACCCGGTGCGCGATTTGTCCAAAGTCACCATTCATGGCAGGCCATCACGGGTTCGGGCACGGTGGTCGGCCGGCAGAAATCTGCGCCGGAGCTAATACCCATAAATTCCACCGCGCATGCTGCACTGTCAAGGTTTTTGGCCGTACCGCCCGGGCCCTGCGACCCCGTCGAATGCAGCCATAAAACGCTTGACAGGGGAGGGGGCCGGTTTCATCATGCCTTACGTTTTCGAGTTCGCCCGCCTTGCCGGTTGAACCGGGTATCCGCTGCTATTCCCAGGCATTCACGACGGGGTTCATCCCACGGTCATCCGGCTGGGCAGTCGCAGGCGGTCGTGATGCCGTTGACCGGACGGGGATCATACTCATGAGAAATCCGGCGACTAAAACAAAACCCATCCTGACCGGCCTGCTGCTTCGCGGTCTCCTCGGTGTACCGGCCTGCCTGCTGCTCTGCGGTCTCTTCGGCGGACCAGACAGTCTGGTTGGACCGGGCGGGCCAGGCGGACCGGGCGGACTGGCCCGCGCCCAGGAAAAAGAAATCGCCCTGGAGATGACCACGGAGGCGGGAGTCATCGAAATCGTGCTCGATCC
This Gemmatimonadota bacterium DNA region includes the following protein-coding sequences:
- a CDS encoding MFS transporter; translated protein: MFPSLSFMMFLQFFIWGAWFTTIAVYMSAHGMGDLTHWPYTVNPVAAIISPFFLGLVADRYFAPERILGWLHILAGGVMLL